AAACATAGAATAACCTGCCATTATTGCTGCCGCGTACTTTCTCTTACGTGAGCCTCTGCGACTATTTTAAGATCCGAGCCAGTCCAATCGCCAGAGCTACCAAGGCGATGATGATTATCGTCCAGATTGTAATCGGCGTACTCTTAGTGATTTTAGCAAGTCTGCGTTCCGATGCTCTTCTCCGCTTACGCCTGATGCTCATTCTCTAAAAGCCTCTCGCTGGTGTCTGCCCTCCGTTTAAGAGCATAGCTGATAAACGTCACAGTGGTTACCAAACCCTGGCCAGCTGCGGTTCATCTCTCAAACGTTTAGGAAGTGTAGGGCAATAATACTGCCTCTATGTGGCTGGCAATTCGGATATCCTTCTCTTTCAAGCCAAGAATAACATGTTCATTCGCGTGTAATCCATTAGTCCAGTCCTTGGATAAAGCGGCGCAATTCGTCGAAATAGTCCTGACCGCCCACCGCGTAAGTGTCATTGTGCCCGGCGCCGCGTATCGTATAGAACAACTTATCGCCTCCGGCCGCCTCAAAGAGCTTACGCCCGGCTTCCAGCGGGACGATATCGTCTCTATCCCCATGCAGCACCAGTAGGGGGACATCTATCTGCTCCATCTTTGATAGAGAGTCATAACGGGTGCGGAGCAAGGGCCACACCGGCAAGTAGGGATAGAGGCGACGGGCCATGTAGGGTACGGAGGGAAAGGGCGACTCCAGTATGAGAGCGGCGGGCGGCTGCCGCGTCGCCAGTTCGACAGCCACGGCCGCTCCAAGCGACCGACCGAAGTAAATAATCCGGCTACCGTCAACGTCCTCCCGGGATTGCAGGTAGGTAAGGGCAGCCTCGGCGTCCAGATAGGTGCCTTTCTCTGAAGGCTTTCCCTCGCTGCGCCCGTAGCCACGGTAGTCAAAGAGGAAGATGCTGACACCCAGCTCCCGATGGAGCAGCGCCAGGTTTTCCAGGCGATGACCGATGTTGCCAGCATTCCCGTGGCACCATAGCCAGACCAGGTCTTTCTCCCCCGGCACGAACCAGCTGTGGAGCTTAACGCCGTCTTGTGTAACAAAATATACCTCCTCAAACGGCAGTCCCAGGTTTGACGGATCCGCTTCCAGTTCAGGCAGGGGAAAGTAGATGAAATGATGCTCAATCATCCCGATATAAACTACCCCCAGCAGCAATGCCAGGGCAAGCCCGAAGATCAGTAGCCGGGAAACGAATCTCCGCTTTGGAAACTTCACCATCATTTACCGATCGTCTCGTCGGAGCCATGCTATGACACCCCTCACATGATAC
This genomic stretch from Chloroflexota bacterium harbors:
- a CDS encoding alpha/beta hydrolase translates to MMVKFPKRRFVSRLLIFGLALALLLGVVYIGMIEHHFIYFPLPELEADPSNLGLPFEEVYFVTQDGVKLHSWFVPGEKDLVWLWCHGNAGNIGHRLENLALLHRELGVSIFLFDYRGYGRSEGKPSEKGTYLDAEAALTYLQSREDVDGSRIIYFGRSLGAAVAVELATRQPPAALILESPFPSVPYMARRLYPYLPVWPLLRTRYDSLSKMEQIDVPLLVLHGDRDDIVPLEAGRKLFEAAGGDKLFYTIRGAGHNDTYAVGGQDYFDELRRFIQGLD